In Pirellula sp. SH-Sr6A, the DNA window CGACCGAACGCGATCCCCATCGCAGCATCGGCCAAAGCGGCTAGAACCCCGCCGTGGACGCGCCCCATCGGATTGTGCAGGCGGCTGTCGACCGGCAGCTCGACCACAGAGCGTCCAAGCTCCCGGTCCGACTCGGTAGCATCATGAACATCGAACCCGAAGAGGACGGAGATGGGAGCTTGGGAGAATCTATCGGACATTCTTGCGGATTGTTGAAGGAGTCGGCTCGCTCAGATTGAATTCTTGAAGAGCGAAATCCGCGTCCACTTTGCGGACGCTTTTCAGTTGGATATCACCCGACGAGGGGTCGACATGATAAACCGCCATGGTGGATTTTGTTTGATCAAACAATACAACTTGTTGGAAACCATTCGAGAGAATAGCGCTGGCCATGGCCGTGGTCCCTGCGGATGCGGCGTGTGCGGGAGCGATTGCTGAGATTGAGAGCAGAGTGTTCGGCACAGGACTTGCGCCGGTTTGGCTCCAGCTCATCTGCGTCGTCGCGCTCCAAGCGTAAAGAATGCCGAGAGCGAGAGACGTAGCAGATAGACCGCGGAGGAGAGTCTTCATGTCGGCACCTTGTTGGGATTGGATAGGCCGCGGAGTAGACGGCCTGAAGTAGATCGGGTTGAGGAGCAGGGCTGTTCATCGCATAGGTAGGGCTTGATTGTTCTACATCCCTCGAGCTCGTGAATGCCAGTCCAATTGCATTCTGGGAAGCATGCGGACTTCACCATAATCCACCGCTTCGATGTCGCGTCCTCCTGCTGGATACCTTATGATCCTGACCTGCCCATTTCCATTTGCTCGCCCCGCCCGTTTCCTTTGCCTTCCCCTCGAAACTTGATACCCAGACTCCGAGCGACGATTGCGAACAATTCGAACTCCTTGAGCGACATCAGCATCAGGGCGGCATTGTGGTGCGCGAGCCAACCGTATGCGGCGGCGATTTGGCTCAGGAATCTTTCCTTTGACCGTGGCATACAGAAGATCCAGCGCGCAGGCGTGCCGGTCATCTCTGTCGGGAATCTGACGGCGGGCGGGACGGGTAAGACCCCTACCGTCGCGTGGCTCGCCCAGTGGTTTCGCGACCGGGCCATTCGGGTGGCGATCCTATCGCGCGGCTACGGGGCCGGTCCGGATGGCGTTAATGATGAAGCCAAAGAATTGGAGCTTCGACTGAGCGATGTCCCCCATCTGCAATCCCCCGATCGCGTCGCGAGTGCGAAGATTGCAGTGGAGGAATTGGATATGCAGGTTTTGCTCTTGGACGATGGCTTTCAGCACCGACGCATCCATCGCGACTTGGAAATTGTCCTATTGGACGCTCGCGAGCCGTTTGGATATGGCCATCTTTTGCCGCGAGGGCTTCTGCGCGAGCCCTTGCGATCGCTCAAGCGTGCGGACATCGTGATCGCCACCCGTTCCGATCAAGTCGATGCACAGAGGTTAGCGAGCATTCGTACGAAAGTGCAGCGATACAATCCCAAGGCAGCTTGGTTGGAGAGTCGGCATCGTCCGCTTCGGCTGCGGAACTCGCAAGGGGCCATTCTCGACGTTGACTGGTTGCGAGACAAGCGAGTGGTGGTCGTCAGCGGTATCGGAAGTCCGGAAGCATTCCACCAGACCACCGAATCGCTTGGAGCAAACCTTCTAGGAAAGATCACCTTCCCCGATCATCATCTCTATCACGAAGGGGACATTCGTGAGATCGCCAGTCGCGCGAACGATGCAGGACACTGCGATGCCATTCTTTGCACCGGAAAAGACTTGGCCAAAATCGCTGTTCCGGCTATCGAGTCGGTTCCGGTATGGAGTCTCGACGTCGATTTAGAGATCACGAGCGGGCTGGAAATATTCGAAGACCATCTCAAAGAGATCGTGCGCCAAATCACCTACTCGCTGCGGTGATTACACGTAGTTCGGAGTAGGTGGACGATAGTGATCGAGATCGATCGTTCGGAACCAATCGATGGTCTTTTGAAGCCCCTCTCGCAGAGGAATGGTCGGTTCCCAACTCAAATGCTTCTTTGCCAAGGTGATGTCCGGTTGGCGACGCGTGGGATCGTCTGGGGGCAATGGACGCTTTTCAATCGAGGATTTGGCCCCGGTGAGTTGGACGACAAGTTCCGCCAGTTCGCGGATGGTGAATTCGGAAGGATTGCCGATATTGATGGGACCGATGACGTTTTGCTCATTGTTCATCAAGCGGAAAATACCTTCCACGAGGTCATCCCGATAGCAGAAGGATCGCGTCTGTTCCCCTTCGCCAAAGATAGTGATCGGTTCCCCCTGGATCGCTTGCCGGATGAAATTCGACACGACCCGACCATCGTAGGGGTGCATGCGAGGGCCATAGGTATTGAAGATACGGACGATACGAATGTCGACTTTGTTTTTGCGATGGTAGTCCATGAAGAGTGTCTCAGCGACTCGTTTCCCTTCGTCGTAACAAGATCGTACACCGATGGTGTTCACATTTCCCCAGTACGACTCGGGTTGAGGATGGATCAACGGATCGCCGTAAATTTCGCTGGTGCTCGCGAGTAGAATGCGGGCACCGCAACGTTTGGCCATGCCCAGCATGTTGATGGAGCCCATGACCGAAGTCTTAACGGTTTTGATGGGGTTAAACTGATAATGGCCCGGCGCTGCGGGGCAGGCCATATGGAAGATCTGATCCACTTCCAGAAAAATAGGAAGCGTCACATCGTGGCGAATCACTTCGAAATTGGGACGCCCGAGAAGGTGAGCGACATTCGTCTTCTGCGAGGTGAAAAAATTGTCGAGGCAGATCACGTCGTGTCCGGCTTCAACTAAGCGTTCACAAATATGCGATCCGAGAAAGCCCGCCCCGCCTGTCACCAGTACCCGATTGATTTTCGACACGTTCATACCCCGTTTTCGCTTGTGCACCGACTCGTTCGATTATTCCACACAACCCGCGAGCCGGCCCCCTCCAACAGGCCATACCGGTGGATTTGGCCTACTCGCGGCAAACTGTATCGACTGAGCAGGTTGTAGGGTGCGAGCGATACTGGGGGAGCGGGAGTTGCGCCGATCGTGGCCTCGGTCTGGAGAGGATCCTCTCCCTGTCTCGGCGGGCTAGTCCCCCGTTGTTTGTGGGGAATCTCGCACAATACCAGGAACCCGCCTGTAAATCGTCGTTGGCTCTTGCCATCCCCTCCGAATCAGCGAATATGATGGGGTGTTGGCAGCCCCCCATTCTCCACCCCAGTTTGTCCCTTGACCGCAATTCCTAGCAATCAATCGAGTTTGTTAACCCCCGAATCCCCGCATTTGGCGGGTCGATCGGCGCTTTGCAAATTGACAGGGCACACGATCGCGTTGGCTGCGAAGCTGGTGAGCGGATTTACGGTGCGTTGGATAGGTTCCGAACCGGATACCCGCCAGCGGGTTTATTTTGCCAATCACACCAGCCATTTGGACGCGGTCGTTTTGTGGTCGTGTTTGCCGAAAACGCTTCGCCAGTTGACCCGTCCCGTTGCCGCCCAGGATTACTGGGGTTGCTCGTCGTTTCGTCGATTCCTCGCCCAGTCGTTCAATGCGATTTTGATCGATCGAAAGCAGATCAAGGTGCATCAAAGTCCAGTCGATGTCATGATGCGCGAGATCGGGGACATGTACTCCCTCATTGTGTTCCCGGAAGGAAGCCGGGCGTCCGACGGGGAGATGGGAGAATTCAAAAGCGGCCTGTATTACTTGGCGAAGAAGCGACCGGACTTGGAATTGATTCCGGTCTATATGGACAATCTCAATCGCATTCTTCCGCGAGGAGAGTTCATGCCGGTTCCCCTGCTCAGCTCGATTACTGTGGGGCACCCTATCTTCTTGGAGCCAGGGGAACCCAAATCGGAGTTCCTGTCGAGAGCGTCGAAAGCGGTCAAGGTTTTGAAGGAACGGTAAGCCGTTCCCAAGGGCGGAACGTCCCCTTCGTTTGCTATTTCTTCTCGCTCGTGCGCTGCGCCCAAGAGGCCAGTTGCTCTCGAAAAATCTTCGAGTTGTGTCGAATGTCGGTCGGCAGTTTGGTTGGATACACCACGACCTTTTCGACAGAGCGCGAAACCTCGGACGCTCTCAATCGCTCCGTCACTTCGTTGACCAGTCGATCTGGTTGAGAGGTCCGATTCCATGGCTCGAGGATCACCCAGGGGACTTGGGTGGGTGGCTGTCCTACTCCGACCAATGCGGATCGATAGATCTCAGAATGTCCGTTTGCGATCGCTTCAATGGGCTCGGTAAAGAGAACTTGATCGCGCATGACCACTCGATGCGCTTTGCGGCCACAAAACCAGAATCGATCTTGATCATCGAGATATCCGACATCCCCCATGCGGTGCCATACTCGCTCTCCATCGAAAATCTTGTGCAGCGGGTTTTGATCCAACCGGGTCACGTAACGCTGCGAGACGACAGGACCGGAGACCATCAACTCGCCGATTTCTCCGCGACGTTGTTCTTCCGTCTCTTCGATTCGGTGCATTGCATCGTCCCGTATTCGAATCACCTTCCACTCGATCGATGGAAATCGACTCCCAACGCAAGTACCCATTCCGGCAGCGGTTTTCGCGGCGGTTTCCTCGAGGACTTCGCGGGACTCAATCGATGCAATCGGGAGAGCTTCGGTCGCGCCATAGGGTGTGAAGACACGTCCTTGAGGATCGATCCCATTGCGGACCGACTGGAGAACGCGAGGTGGAACGGGGGCCCCTGCGGAGAGAACCAACTGGAGGGGCTTCATCGTTCTGCCGGTGACTTGGCAATAGTTTCCCATGCGAGTCCAAAGGGCGGGCGAACCAAACGATTGATTGATATTCCATTGTTCGATCGCATCGAGCAACCGAGGGGGGTCCACATCCGCGGGGCGGGTCGGATCCATATCGGGAAGAATGGTCGCCGTTCCCATCACGGCATTGAAGAGTCCAAAGAGGGGGAAGCAGCTTAAATCTCTGCCCCCCGGAACGATCCCGAATCGCTCCGCCACCAAATCGACTTGCGAATGAAACGTTTGATGGGTGTAGAGGACACCTTTGGGTGGTCCTGTGCTCCCAGTGGTGAAGATGACGGCCGAATCGGCATGAACATCTTCAATGGGATTTCGGTAGTTCGAGGGCGAGGTACTTTCGAGGCGGCTCAAGGTAACAGAAGGAAGTCCCGGAAACCACCGCCCTACCAGTACATTGTGCTTCGCGTTGGGAAATCGGGATTGCAGTATCCGAACAATAGCGTGCGCCATCGGAATCGCGATGAAGCCGTCGGGGTTGGTCGCTTCGAGACATCGAATCAAATTTTTCTTCCCCATGCCTGGGTCGACCAAGACCATCGTGGCCCCCGCTTTCAGCAGCGCGAACACGAGGGTAATAAAGTCTTCCCCAAACCGGACCAACAACCCGATGCGTTTTCCAGGTCCGATCCCCATCGCTTGAAGCCCTGCTGCGATCGAAGTCGAACGGCGATCCAAATCCGCGAGGCTCAATGTCGAGTAGCTGCGGTTGGTACCCTGTTTCCAGCTTCCAACTGGGGAAGCTATCGCGAGGGCATCCGGTCGTACAGCCGCCTGCTTGGTGAGCCGATCCGCAATATTCATGAGAGCGACTGAATGCGAAGGCGAATCCACTCGACCAATTCCTCGCTAAAAACATCCCCTTGAGTCAGAAAGTCGGCATCCATTTCCAACGTTTGGCAGGCTTTCATTCGATCCCAGTGCCCCTGAACAACAGGAATCACCGAAGCTGAATCGATTTGATCTCGGGTGGGGAGAGGAGTCTTGTTATGAATACCATCGATCATTGCCATGATTATTGCCGCACAGGCCAGGTAATGATTTCCGGATGCTGGTACCGCGTGGAGTTCGAGAACAGACTCGCGGGGCGAAGTCGCATCATGCGCCGGCTTGCAAAACGCAGCGGGCGAGTGGGGTTCGCAGTCTTGAGAGAACGGCACGGTCGATGGGGACTGCGAACGATCCGATTCCGAGAGCCAGAAGATGCAGGTGAGGGTTGCCGCATGCTGTAGGATTCCTCCCAAGGCATGTCGCCCCAAATCGGACAGGCCTTGATACGCACCGCTTGAAAAAACGGGTTCCCCTGCTCGAACGAAGCTCCACTGGGTCGCGGCCCAATGCGATGCGATGTCGAGTGTTGATCCCGATTGTGCACCGGTCTGTTCGATTAGGTAGCGAAGCATGGCGCAGTCATCGCATGCTTCAAGAACAGATTTGGGTTGAATGGCAAACTCGGAGAGATTTTTTGCGTTCAGAAAATGTCGGTCGACGGCTACCCCCGCTTCGGCAGCAAAGTCTGCGATTCGGGAGCGAATCAAGTACTGGGAATCAGTCCCACGCGAGGCGCGCGTCTCCTCGAGAACCTTGACAGTCCTCAAGGTGAAGGGGAGCGATGTACGGATACGAACATCGTCTGCGATTCCCGTCGACTGCAGATAGCGCAACGACTGGGCGGCAACGAATCGGGAATCGAAGGGACTTTCCTCACGTTGGAGAATATCCTGGATCGTTGCGATCAAAACCAACGCGGGCTGTTGCGTGAATGGATCGAGATAGTGAGCATGGCTTTGGGGCACCAAAATCGCGTAGGGGTGATAGGGCATTTGCGGATCCACGACCACCTCGTGACCTAACCCTTCCTCAAAGCTCGCCTCCGACAAATTGGCGATCGGCAGAGTGACTTGTCTCCAGCCACCTTCGAGATCCGTGTAGCGCAAATCGAAGCTACGGATCCCTTTTTCGCGACAGTAAGCCAGCACCGCCTTCGGTTTCACAGAAATTCCTTTCGTCCTCTAGTTAGTGCAATCTCTTCTCCATTGTAGGGAAAATCCGTTGCCCCTCTCGAGTTTGCTTCAGAAAGTTATGGAATCCCATCGAAAAGACCGGTGGTCGGCGCGCCGCATGTGGCCCGGCTTGTTGCCTAGCTCGAATAATTCGATAAATCCACGATATTTCACAACAAATATTGTGTAAACTCCACTTTCCGAAGAACTTGGAAGCCGAATAATACCGGGCGACTGTGAAAACCAGCCTTCCCTATTAAGAACGTTTATGTTGCGACAACAACCTGATCCAGGCCAGTCGATCGACCAGGTCCGCGAATTGATGCGACTAACGCTTTGTGAGTTGGCCGCCAAATTGGATATACCGATCGAGTCCAACGAGATCCAGCGATCCTTGGCCGATTCGGCCGTGGACATCGCGGACGATAGTTGGGACGCGATCACTCTCTTGATGATGCGTTCGGCGCAGGGCATCGGAATTCGTCTTTCGCCCGTGGAGTTGCAGGCCCCAGACGTGTGGGAGCTACTTCTCGAGGGATTCGCGATCGTCCAGCTGCAGCGCGAGGTCGACGGAGAAACTGCCTATGTCTATTCGAATATCCATATCGGCAAAATCGACGAGACGCGGCTTACGATTCGCAACAAGCAATCGGACTCGATGTCGAAACGGGAGCTAGTGCGACGTGTTCGAGCCAGTTCGGAAAAGTCGATTTTCTTCATTGCGGAGCGCGCGCTCGTTTGCGAGCCCACCACGACTCAAGCGAACGCGTCTACGGATCGCGTCCGGCGCGTGGCAGCGGACCATGCGCACCATGCTCCCCACCAGCACGACCACCGTCCTCGCATATCGCCCCAACAGCGGTTCCTTCGATTTCTGAAATTTGACTCTCGCGACATCTGGACCTTGGTCATTTTTGGTTTCGTTGTTGGGGTATTGGAGTTAGCCACCCCCCTCGCCGTCGAGCAGATGGTGACCACCATTGGCTTCGCGAGTTTGACGCAACCTCTGATTTGGTTAGCGGTACTTCTCTTTGGCATCCTGTCGCTGTCGGCAGTGATCAAGGGCATCCAGTACTTCGTCGTCGAAATCCTTCAGCGACGTATGTTCGTGCGAATCGTCGGAGATTTGTCGGAGCGTCTACCGAGACTAGAGCGGTCTTCCATGGATGGACTTCATGGTCCCGAGTTGGCGAATCGTTTCTTTGACGTCATGACCATGCAGAAGTCGACAGCCATGCTGTTGATCGATGGCCTATCGCTGGTAATCCGAACGGTAACGGGTCTTTTGCTGTTGGCGATCTACAGCCCCTACTTGCTCGCATTCGACGTCGTGTTGATTATCTGCATGACGATTTTTCTTCTGCTGCTTGGGCGCGGAGCGGTGCGAACTGCAATCGAAGAATCGCTCGTCAAGTACCGGATCGCGCATTGGCTCCAGGATGTGATTGGCAATCCTGTCGCATTTCAAGTGCACGGTGCAGGCGAACTGGTCACCGACCGCTCGAATCGACTGACTGTCGAATACTTGGGAGCCCGTCGCGATCACTTCGTCGTGCTCATTCGACAAACCCTCTTTTCGTTGATGCTCTACGCCATATCCATCACCGCCATTTTGTCGTTGGGTGTATGGTTGGTTCTTTCGGAAAGTTTGAACATCGGACAGCTTGTGGCCAGCGTATCGGTCGTCGCGGTCGTGGTCGGGGCGTTCGCGTCGATCGGGAAGTCACTGGAAGCGTTTTACGACCTTATGGCTGCGACCGACAAAGTGGGCCACTTGCTCGACCTGCCGACCCTTCCTCCCTCGCGTTCCTTAGACGCCGGCATCGGCCCTGTGGAGGTGCGATTGCGCGGCCTCACGGTGAGCGGTTCGGGCAACCTCCATTTCAACATCGGCGACATGAAAATCGCCAGCGGAGAGCGTTTCGCCCTATGCGGAGAAGGGGAGTGTGGCAAATCGCTCCTCCTGCAGACTCTTTCCGGATTGCGTCCCCCCACCGAAGGGATGGCAGAAATCGGTGGAATCGATTCCCGAGAAGTCAATCGCTTTGCGGAGGGCTCAATGGTCTCTGTAGCAGGGACGCCTGAGATCTTCCACGGAACAATCTCCGAGAACATCTCGTTGCGCCGACTCTCCGTTCCTTCCTCCGAAGTGCGGCACTCCCTCATCAACACCGAGATGTGGGACGAGGTCCTGGCGATGACCAAGGGGCTTGAAACGATGCTCCAAACAGGCGGCTACCCATTGAGCCACACTCAAATGGCGCGTCTCACCATTGCCAGAGCGATCGCGACCAAACCTCGTTTGCTTTTGATCGATGGAACCCTCGACGTTCTCCCTCCAAAAATGCGTTACGCCATTTGGGATCATTTGCGAGACAGCAAACAACCTTGGACCCTGGTCGTTGTCACCCACGACCCGGTCATCATTGAACAATGCGACGGACACAAGGATTTGTCATCATGCCTAGTAGCACACAAGTAGAAACCGAACTGACGCCGCTTCCAGCGTTGCAAAGCCCTCCCAAACGGAGGATGGTGCGGTATCGCCCCACCGAAGCGTTAGGTACCCGTTTCCCCGCCATGCACTTGGTCCGCTCCAGCTGGTTCTGCCGAGTCATCGCCCGCACCACCGCATTCTTGATGGTCGTCTTTCTCTTGGCCGCCATCTATGTGCCTTGGCAACAGACCTCGCGATGCGAAGGAGTCGTGACCGCTCGAAATCCCAACGAACGACGCCAGGTATTCCTCAGCACTGCCAAAGGGATCATCGCCGAACAAAAACCCGGCCTGCAAGAGGGATCCCATGTGGCTGCAGGGGAAACCATCATGGTCCTGGACACGCTCGCCAAGGACCAAATTGAACTGATCCAAAGTCAACAAAAGCAGTTGGAAGACAAGAAGTCCTTCACCCGATCGCAGTTGGAATTTGCCGTTACCCAAGTCGAAAACACCGAGGAATCCGGACGTCAACTTATCCGTGCCACCCAAGCCGAAATTGATGCGGCCCATGCGAAATGGGAGTCGGCTGAAGCGGAGGTCGAGGCCCAGCTAGCGCGACTCGCGCAGGCGGAATTCGATGTCAATGCGTACGAACCTCTCGCAGGAAAAACAGTCAGCATTCAGAAATACCAACAAGCGATCAACGATGAAATCGTCGAGGCCAAGAAGCTAACCCGCGCTGAGCGCGCCAAAGACGAAGCCGCGAATTTTCTAGAAGCCAAACGACGAGATCTCGACAGCAAGCGCCAGGAAATCGACAAGAAGGTTTCCGAGGCGAGACAGAAAGTCGATGAGTATCGCAACAAGCTCGCCGATATCGAGAAAGAGTCCCAAGACATCAGTGTTAAACTTGGCGAGCTCGAACGTCTTCGCATCGTCAGCCCGACTGCCGGACGCGTTCAGTCGATCCTTGGGCAAGTCGGCAAGGCGGTCGACGTCAAGGATATGCTTTTTGAGCTCATCCCTGACACCGATGATTTGTGGGTCGAACTCAGCGTGCGAGGAATGGACCAGCCGCTCATCCAGGTTGGAGACAAGGTCCGTTTGCAGTTTGAAGGATGGCCTGCCATCCAGTTCGTCGGCTGGCCAAGCGTCGCCAAAGGTACCTTCGGTGGCGTTGTCAATGCTATCAATCCGGCCGACGACGGAACGGGTAACTTTAAGATCTTTGTTGGCCCGGACCCGGACGATCCGGCGAAAGAAAAGTGGCCCGATAGACGATACCTTAGGCAGGGTGTTCGCGCGAATGCCTGGGTTATCTTGGACAGCGTACCGTTAGGCTTTGAGATATGGCGTCAACTCAACGGATTCCCACCAACCCGCGCCAGCGCAGGGCCCGATGGTGGAAAATCGAAGGACGTCAAAGCTCCAAAACTCAAGTAATCCTGCAAGCGGTTCTTCTATCAGGCTTGGCAATATCCCCTATCGAACCGACATGGGGACAAGCCGAACCACCCACCCCCGCGCCGATGCCGACACGGCCGTCGCGACAAGGGGAATCGATCCGGGAACGACTCAATCAGCAACTCAAGGGGCCGAGCCAGCCGCCGAGTGATCCGACCGCGCTCAACATACCAAATATTCTCCAGTCGAAGCCGACCCCCGACGCACTCTCCGCGGATGCATTGGACTCGGATCCCAATGCGGCGTTCATCGAGCAGGATATCCTAACTCTCTCCGATGTCATCGCTTCGACCTATCGCGGATTCCCTCTGATCGAAATCGCTCGGCAGCAAACCGGGGTTACGAGCGGTGAGTACCGATCGGCGTGGGGTGCCTACGATACCAAGCTCGAGTACTTCTCGCTCAATCAGCCGCTGGGTTACTACGAAACGTATCGAAACGGGATCGGTGCCGCTCGCCAGCTCTGGTGGGGCGGATACTTAAGCACCGGGTACCGCATCGGTCGCGGCTACTACGAGCCTTGGTACAAAGAACGTCAAACCGACGACGCGGGTGAGTTCAAAGTCGCGTACCAGCAGCCTCTCTTGCAAGGTCGAGCCATCGACCCACAACGCGTTGAGCTCTTCCAGGCCAATTTGCGACGTCAGTCGGTAGGACCTGAAGTGCAGTTCCAACTGCTTGTCGCTACCCGGGACGCAGCATTTGCTTACTGGCAATGGGTCGAACAAGGGAACATTTTGCGTGCCCAGCGCAACCTGCTCCGACTGGCAGAACTGCGCGCGGGACAATTCGAAGAAGCCTTCCAGCGCGGCGTCGCGACCGCGTTGACCGTATCGCTCAACCGGCAAGAGATCCTGTCACGACAATTGAAGGTGAACGATACGCAAATGAAGTTCCGGGACTCCGCGTACAAGCTCTCGATCTTCTTGCGAGACGAAAACGGACAGCCGCTCCTGGCTCCTCCCGAATGGCTTCCTCCTCGATTCCCCAAGCCGGTCGACATTGCGCTCGCGTCCTACGAACAGGACTATTCGAGTGCGCTCTCCTCTCGCCCCGAACTTCGACTGATCGAGCTTCAAGCCCAAGAAGTTCGACTCGATCTTCAGCTAGCGCGCAATCAAACCTTGCCCAACGTCGACTTCACTATCCAAGCCGGGAAAGACATTGGCGAACCTGCAACGAGCTCCAACGATAAGCGTGAGTTCGAGCTGGAAAGCGGCATCGTCGGCGGTGTGCCTATCCAACGAAACAAAGCGTTCGGTAAGATTCAAAGCACGAACGCCAAACTGGTTCAGATCGCGCAGAAACTGGAATTTCAGCGGAACAAAATCAACGCCGAACTGCTGATGGCCCGCAATCAAGTTGAGATCGCGCAACAAAACGTCAGGATCGCCCAAGACTTCTTAGCGGAAACACAAAAGGTCCTGGACCTGTTCCGACTCGCTGTCACCCAAGGTGACTTTGATTTGCAACTCTTCCTACAGCAAGAAGTGAAAGTCACCGAGGCGGAAGTCAAACTGCTGGAAGAGGTACGCACCTATTACCAAGCCATCGCTGCCCTGCAAGCCACGCTAGGCTTGGACCCTCTCGATCAATCCACGCTTCTCAACACGACGTCGGTCTACGAGCAATAACCGCTCCGTCGGCAGGCCTATTTTCTGTGCGTTCATTTTGAGGGAATGCTCCCCCTTTGAACGGCATTGGGGGAATTTGTCGGCCACGTTTCTTGCTAAACTAGATGGGACGCTTCCACAAAAGCTAAGAGCATCGCACCGCCCAAATTTCCCGCCTTTCATTCTCGCTTCCCCACGATCCACCTCATGAAATCGTATTCCCTCTGGCGATTCGCTTTAGCAACCGCCTCGCGCTATGCGCTCCCTGCATGCCTCACCTTGGTCGTTTCCGTCTCCAGTGCTCTCGCCCAATCTCCAGGTTGGTACAAAGGGAACCTTCACACCCACTCGTTTTGGAGTGATGGAAACGATTTCCCCGAAATGATCTCCGATTGGTACCGAACCCGCGGATATTCTTTTTTGGCCATCTCCGATCACAACGTGCTTCAAAGCGGTCAGCGATGGATGAAACAATCCGCGGTGGAATCGCGAGGGGGCAAGGAAGTTATTCCCAAGTACATCCGTCGGTTCGGCGAGTCATGGGTGGAAACTCGTGGCGAGCCGGGAACCGAAAGCGCAGAGATCCGCTTGAAACCTCTGGATGAGTATCGTTATCTGCTCGAACAAAGCGAAAAATTCATCCTCATCCCCTCCGAAGAAATCTCGGACAAAGCGGAGGGAAAGCCTGTCCACATGAACGCTACCAACGTAGCAGAGGCGGTGAAGCCTGTCGGTGGCGCGACCGTGCGCGAGGTGATGGAGAACAATCTCCGCGCCGTGCTTGAGCAAGAAAAGAAGCTGGGTAGAGAAATCATGGTACACCTCAATCACCCAAATTTTCATTATGGCGTTACCTTCGAAGATCTTGCTGCCGTCATGAGCGAGCAATTCTTTGAAGTCTACAACGGTCACCCAGGCGTCAATCACCGAGGGGATAAAGATCACCCGAGCGTCGAACGCATTTGGGATTTGGCCAACCACCTCCGCGTCAACAAACTCGGCGGTTCGCTCCTCCTCGGTATCGCGACCGACGATAGCCACGAATACCACGGCAAACCGGGAAGCCGCCCTGGAAGGGGCTGGGTGATGGTCCGAAGTCGCTATCTCACGCCAGAACATCTGATCCGCGCAATGGAATCAGGTGACTTCTACGCATCGAGCGGCTTATCGCTCCAAGACGTCCAGTGGAACAAAGAGACCTCCACCCTCTCCGTGGCAATCCAATCCGAACCGAACGTGCAATACACGACGGAATTCATCGTCACCTCCAAGGATGCGGAGCTCGATCAAATCGGACGCGTCGCGAAGACCTTCCAGGATCTTCAATCGAGCTACACCCTCGCGCCGGGAGAAACGATCGTGCGAGCGGTTGTAACAAGCTCGATCGCACCAGCTGACCCTGTCTTCGATGACCAGAAGCAACAGGCTTGGACGCAGCCCTTCACGATTCCATCTGCCGCCAAGAG includes these proteins:
- the lpxK gene encoding tetraacyldisaccharide 4'-kinase; amino-acid sequence: MWCASQPYAAAIWLRNLSFDRGIQKIQRAGVPVISVGNLTAGGTGKTPTVAWLAQWFRDRAIRVAILSRGYGAGPDGVNDEAKELELRLSDVPHLQSPDRVASAKIAVEELDMQVLLLDDGFQHRRIHRDLEIVLLDAREPFGYGHLLPRGLLREPLRSLKRADIVIATRSDQVDAQRLASIRTKVQRYNPKAAWLESRHRPLRLRNSQGAILDVDWLRDKRVVVVSGIGSPEAFHQTTESLGANLLGKITFPDHHLYHEGDIREIASRANDAGHCDAILCTGKDLAKIAVPAIESVPVWSLDVDLEITSGLEIFEDHLKEIVRQITYSLR
- a CDS encoding lysophospholipid acyltransferase family protein; this translates as MTGHTIALAAKLVSGFTVRWIGSEPDTRQRVYFANHTSHLDAVVLWSCLPKTLRQLTRPVAAQDYWGCSSFRRFLAQSFNAILIDRKQIKVHQSPVDVMMREIGDMYSLIVFPEGSRASDGEMGEFKSGLYYLAKKRPDLELIPVYMDNLNRILPRGEFMPVPLLSSITVGHPIFLEPGEPKSEFLSRASKAVKVLKER
- a CDS encoding fatty acid CoA ligase family protein, with protein sequence MNIADRLTKQAAVRPDALAIASPVGSWKQGTNRSYSTLSLADLDRRSTSIAAGLQAMGIGPGKRIGLLVRFGEDFITLVFALLKAGATMVLVDPGMGKKNLIRCLEATNPDGFIAIPMAHAIVRILQSRFPNAKHNVLVGRWFPGLPSVTLSRLESTSPSNYRNPIEDVHADSAVIFTTGSTGPPKGVLYTHQTFHSQVDLVAERFGIVPGGRDLSCFPLFGLFNAVMGTATILPDMDPTRPADVDPPRLLDAIEQWNINQSFGSPALWTRMGNYCQVTGRTMKPLQLVLSAGAPVPPRVLQSVRNGIDPQGRVFTPYGATEALPIASIESREVLEETAAKTAAGMGTCVGSRFPSIEWKVIRIRDDAMHRIEETEEQRRGEIGELMVSGPVVSQRYVTRLDQNPLHKIFDGERVWHRMGDVGYLDDQDRFWFCGRKAHRVVMRDQVLFTEPIEAIANGHSEIYRSALVGVGQPPTQVPWVILEPWNRTSQPDRLVNEVTERLRASEVSRSVEKVVVYPTKLPTDIRHNSKIFREQLASWAQRTSEKK
- a CDS encoding UDP-glucuronic acid decarboxylase family protein, which produces MNVSKINRVLVTGGAGFLGSHICERLVEAGHDVICLDNFFTSQKTNVAHLLGRPNFEVIRHDVTLPIFLEVDQIFHMACPAAPGHYQFNPIKTVKTSVMGSINMLGMAKRCGARILLASTSEIYGDPLIHPQPESYWGNVNTIGVRSCYDEGKRVAETLFMDYHRKNKVDIRIVRIFNTYGPRMHPYDGRVVSNFIRQAIQGEPITIFGEGEQTRSFCYRDDLVEGIFRLMNNEQNVIGPINIGNPSEFTIRELAELVVQLTGAKSSIEKRPLPPDDPTRRQPDITLAKKHLSWEPTIPLREGLQKTIDWFRTIDLDHYRPPTPNYV
- a CDS encoding PaaI family thioesterase, producing the protein MSDRFSQAPISVLFGFDVHDATESDRELGRSVVELPVDSRLHNPMGRVHGGVLAALADAAMGIAFGRTLDEGQDFSTIDLHIHFMRPVVSKKLIATGELIQRGLRVGFVQCRIVDERGRLICQSTCSCTVI